The sequence GAGGAGCCGCGCGACCTGTCGCGGGCTCTGGTACTGGATCACGTGGTCGACGCGGCCGACGTCGATACCCAGTTCCATCGAGGAGGTACACAGCAGGGCGTCGAGTTCTCCTGCCTTGAAGCCATCCTCGACGTCGACCCGGGCTTCCTTCGAGAGCGAGCCGTGGTGGACGCCGATCGGGAGATCCAGTTCCGTAAACCTGGAGCCCAGCGCCTCTGCGGTCTGGCGCGTGTTGACGAAGATCAGCGTCGACTCGTGTGTCTCGACGAGCTCCCGGATTAGCCGGACGTGGCTGGCCGTTTCGGCGTCGGTGACGAGCCTTCCCGCGAGGTCGTCGTCCGCCTCGGTCACCTCGGGCGTCCGGACGGTGACGTCGACGTTCCCGCCCACGTCTATCTCTCGGATCACACACTGGCGACCCCCGGTGAGGAACGCGCCGACGGCCTCGGGGTCGCCCACCGTCGCCGAGAGGCCGATCCGCTGGAACGTCCCCGCGAGGTCCCGGAGTCGCTCGAGGCCGACCGAGAGCTGTGCGCCACGCTTCGAGGCGGCGAGTTCGTGGACCTCGTCGATCACGACGTGGGAGACGTCCGCCAGTGCCTCCCGGAGCCGTTCGCCGGTCAGCATCGCCTGCAGCGTCTCGGGCGTCGTGATCAGGACGTCAGGCGGGTTCTCTGCCTGCTTTCCGCGGCGATACTGGGTCGTGTCGCCGTGGCGGACGTCGACCTCGAGATCGAGGTACTCGCCCCACCACTCGAGCCGTTCGCGCATGTCGCGGTTCAGCGCTCGCAGGGGGGTGACGTAGAGTGCGCCGAAGCCCTCGGGCGGGTCCGCCACGAGGTCGTCGAAAACGGGCAACATCGCCGTCTCGGTCTTGCCACTCCCGGTCGGCGCGATCACGAGCGTGTTCTGGCCGGCCGCAAGCGGCGGAATCGCCAGCCGCTGTGGTGCCGTCGGCGTCGAGAAGCCGCGTTCGGAGAGCGCCCCACGAACCGTCGCTCCGAGGTGCGTAAACGCCGCGACGTCCCCGTCGGTCATCGCCCGCCCTAGGGACGAGTGGTCCATAAGCGCCACGCTCGGGTCCGCATTCGTCTCCCGTGGGGTCAGTCCGGGTGTTCCTCACCGGTATCGTCGTCAGTGTCGCCACGCTCGTCACTGGCGTCGCCGCCAGCGCCGTCACTTTCTTCGCCACCTTCACTCGAGTCCTCGACGACTTCGGCTGCTTCCTCGAGCAGTTCGTCGGCAACCTCGTCGTCGACGGCCATCTCGCCGGGTTCCGGGACGTCCTCCCGGGACCGTTCGACGATCTCCTCGGGCGAGCGGTCGTCCTCGGTCACGTCGATGGCCGTCCCGGACTCGAGGTCGCTGTCCTCTCCGGCTCGATCCACGTCGTCTCGGTCGTCTTCACCAGTTCTCTCGTTGCCGTCCTCGGGGGTGCCTTCCTCAGCAGCGTCCTCGAGAACCGGGACTACCTCGATTGCGTCGTCGGGTTCACCCGACGCTGTCCGGCCCAGATACCGTGAGATCGCGTACGCGACGAGGGCACCGATCGCGAGCACGGCGATCGCACGGGCGAGTTTCGACCGGTTCGTCGATGCTGCCGGTTCCGCGGACGCCGAAGCGTCGTCGCTCGTTGCGATGAGCGACGCGATCGGGCTGAGAAGGGGGTCCATGTGCCGAGGTTCTCCCTCGAGTGAGAAGGTGGTTCCCGGTGGGTACGCAAGCGGCCGGTCGGCCTGAGTAGTCGAGTAGGAACGGCCTACCACCGAGTATGCGGCCCATAGCTACACGCTCGAGGTCGTCATCGGAATCGATGACAGTCACGAACTCGAGAGAGTCTCGACGCCATCGCGTACAGTGGTCGATTCAGGCCTGGACCGTTCGAATCGGGCTCGAGGAGGTCGATCTCGCGTGAACGCCACGAACCGCTCCGGAGCGCGAACCGTCCTCGTCCTCGCGTTGGTGACGGTGGGCCTCGTCGTCTCGGTCGTGGCCGGACCCGGTGTCGGTGCGGTCGCCGCACAGGGCGAGGCGGTCTCCGAGGAAGCCGTCGAGGAACCCGTCCCCGAGGAGGGTGACGCAATGTTCGAGGCCGAGGCCGACGATGGCAGCTGGATCAGCTACATCAATCCGCGCGATGCCTACCGGACGCCGTACCTCGGTGAGGGGTCGGGCAAGCTCTGTGTCACGCTGTTCAACGAGGCTGGTGAGCCCGTAACGGGCGAATCGATACCCGATACGACAGTCACGATCGAGACTGGCGACGAGCTCGCGTGGCACGACCACGCCGATCCGTTCGTCGTCGAGTACCCACTTTCGACCCACTACGACCAGCCGCTGGACGCCGACCAGTTCGGCACCACCGATGACCTCCCACAGGGCGACGGCTACTACGACTCTCACTGCCTCGAGTGGCACGGCCTCGATGAGAACGAGACCGTCGAGTACGGCCCGGTCGAACTCGAGGGTGAACACGCCGACGATGTCGAGGTCGTCGGCTATATCCAGCAGGCCCACGACTCCTGGGACTCCGACGTCGACCCGCTCGAGGCGGCCCAGCCCTACGAGGACGTCGGCGGCTGGACCTACGAGCCAGATGCCTCCCACGGGCAGGTCGTGGCCGTCCTCCAGCTCGACGGCGACGTCGATCCGGACGCTCACGGCGGTGGGGGCGCTGACGAGGGCGACGCCGCCGAGACGCAGGAAGCCGGCGAGGGCGGCCCCGCGGACGATCCAGACGATCCCACGCCGGGACTCGGCCCCGCCGCGGCGCTACTCGCGCTGGCCACGCTGGCCGTCGCGACTCGAGTACGACGTCAGTGAGTCGTCGCCGTCGGCTGGTTCCCTCGACCGTCAGCAGAGACTGACCGGCGTCAGCGAGTGGACCCAGCGCTACTCGAGTACACTCAGCGGCCCAGAGAACGGGCAGGATCAGTAAACACCCATGGAGCGTGGGTGGACGGGGCCTGTGGCGCGCGATAGACTGTGCCCTTCCCCCGTCTACGTTCGAGTTCTGAGCCACTCGTGATAAGCGTGGTGGCTCCCGTCCGTCGATTTCCTCTCGCACACGCGTACCAATCACGTTTTGGGGGTTGCCACGAGAGTCAGTGCCGATGACCGCAGACGCCGACGAGCCAACGGTGCCGATCGTCTGTTCGGAGTGTGAGACGACGTCACGGATCCCGCTGTCGGAGGTCGCCGACGCGATCGCGCGACACAACGACCGCCTCCACGACGGGGTCGACGTCGCGATGGTCGACCCGGAGATTAGCGAGGCCATCGCCGACCTCGCGGCCGAGGACCTCGGGTTGCTCGAGGACGGTTGAGGACCTCGGGTTGCTCGAGGACGGCCGACTACTTCATGGAGCCAGCGACCCGCTGGTAGGCCGACTTCGCGACTGCCATCTCGAGGCCGGCCGATTCGACGACGTAGTAGGGGCGCAACTCGCCGTTGAACTTCCCCTTGTACTCACAGAGCCGTTCCGTGTTCGCGCCGACGAGGTCGTAGCCGGTGATCGACTCGAGGTCGGGGTCGGTAACGAGATCCTCGAGGACGACGGCGTGGAGCAGGTTGTTGACGCTGACGTGGTCGTAGGAGGCGGTGACGCCGCCCTGCCAGTAGTAGGCCAGTTCGTCACCGAAGAGCGTGAGGATACCGCTCAGGTACTCCCCGTCGGGGTCGCGGGCGACGTAGGTTCGCCAGCGATCCTCGTCGAACGCCGCGAGCAGGTCTCGAAGGAACGTCCTGGTCATTGGGGCCTCGTCGTCGTATGCGGCGTACTGGTCGACGACGTCCTCGTAGATCCGCAGGGCGGCGTCGATCCCCTCGGTCCCGATCTCGACGTCGCTGTCTTCGTACCGGCGCATCTCGTTGCGCAGGCTCTTGCTGAACCCGGCCATCGCGTCCTCGAGGTCGCCACAGCCCTCGAGGTCGACGACGTAGGTAAAGCGGGGATCGACCGCGAGGTCGTTCCAGGCGTACGGTCTGGGGTCCTCGTAGCCGACCGGGGCTGTCATTCGAAAGAGGGTGGTCCGCTGGTCGACCGCGAGATCCGCGAGGACGCCCTCGGCCAGTTCGGCGTTGATTCGTTCCCACTTCCGGCGCTTCGGGCTGTTGGGAAAGATGACCGGGCCGAGGCGGGGCACGCCGAGGCCGGGTGGCGGAGAGGTGACCGTCCGGCCGACGGGTTTCTCATCGACGAACACCGGGAGCAGGCCGACGGCCTGCTGTCCCTTGAAGGCCCCATAGAGGCGCATCTCGGCATCGGTGTGTGCGTCGAGGACCGCCAGCGCGTCCGGATCGTGAAAGACCTCGCCGCCGCGGTTCGGGAGCGCGTCTGCCCACGTCTCGAGGTCGATTCGGTCGACGTCCATACGGTCGCCTGCGGTGATCGTCCGTTTCGTTATCACGTCGATACCTCGCGTAACCGGGTTCCTAGAGGTGCACTCGGGTCGGCCACGGGATGCTTTCCTCCCGGCCGACGCACCGTCGACGCCGACAGCTCACCCCTCGAGGGTCGCCAGAATCCGCCCCCAGTCCACACTCGCCTGCTCGAACGAGACGTCGGGCCGAACCCCGGCGGCGTTTCGGCCCAGCTCCCGTCGGAACGCTGGTTCGTCGAGGTACCGGGCCATCCCATCGGCGATCGACTCGACGTCCCGGTCGGCGACGAGGAGTCCGTTCTCGCCGTCTGTGACCACGTCCGGGACGGAACCGACGGGTGGAACGACGGGCGCGAGCCCGGTCGCCATCGCCTCGAGCAGCGCGAGCGGGAGCGCGTCCCGCTCGGAGGTGAGGACGAAACAATCGGCCCTCCGGTAGCAGATCACCGGGTCGTCGACCCAGCCAGCCATGTCGACCCGATCGGTCAGCTCGGCGGTTTCGAGAGCCTCGACCACGGCGGGGCGGAGCGGTCCGTCGCCGACGATCAGCGCGCGGAACTCTCCCTCTCGGCCATCGGCCAGCACCTCGAGCGCCGCCACGAACCGGAGCGGGTCCTTCTCGGGGCTGAGGCGGCCGACCCAGACGAAGTCGTACTCGACGTCGGTCACGTCGCTGCCATCGTCGTCTTCACCGGATCCGGACTCGGGCGGCCGGTAAACGTCGACGTCGATCGCGTTCGTGAGGATCTCGATTCGGTCGGGCGAGACGCCAACGTGGGTCAGGCGCTCGGCGTGGTCGGTGCCGGGGACCGAGACGGCGTCGAACCGACCGAACAACCACCGGACGACCGGGCCGTACCACTGGTCGACGTGGTGGTCGAGGTCGATCCCGATGACGCCGAGGTGGGTCGGGTAGCCGTAGACGGCCTTCAGGACCAGCGCGTAGATCCCGTACGGGAACAGCGAGATCGAGACGACCGCGTCGTAGTCGTTTCGAAACCCCTCGTAGAGGGCGAGTACGAACAGGACCACGAGCCGGACGAGTCGCGGGCCGACGTCGGGGACGGCCACGTATCGCGCCCCGTCCACGTCGTACCGGGGCTCGAGGGCGACGAACGTCGTCTCGCCGGCGATCTCCGCGAGCGGGCCGAAGTGCCGGCGGTTCTTCCGACCGAGGCCGGTGACGACGAGGACGCGCTGATCCGCCGCGGGGGTCGCATCCGCGGCTGCCGTCCCGGCAGTATCCGTTTCGTCGGCCTCTCCCTCGCTCCCCCGGGAACCGTTCGCCGGTGACGCTGTGTCTGTCTCCCGGTGCCGTCCATCCTGCGACAGCGGGCTCCCATCGTCCCCCGATCCGCTCGTCGCCCGGCTCATACGTGCTGGGAGGCCATCGAGCGATCGTCAGCCGGCTGTTCGCCGCCCTCGAGTGCCGACTGCGCTCGCTCGTTCGCGGGCCCGTCGGCCGACTCCGACTCGAGCACCCGCCGTGAGCACGCGAGCAGAAACTCCGAGAGGGCGTAGGCCATCCAGCCCTGACACCAGCGCATGAGCGTCACCCGTCGGGTGTGGGTGCGGTACTTCCGGTAGTAGAACTGGCCGTCCCGGACCTGCAGGTTCGCGAGCACCCAGCGGAGGATTCGATCCGCCATCTCGAGGTCGCCCTCGCGGGTGAAGACGAGCATTCCCTGCGTACTGGCGTGGATATCCCGCGGGTAGGCACTCGATTCGTCGAAGTTCGGCGCGCCGTCTAACTCGAACAGCTCCTCGCGGTAGAACTCGAGGCCAGTCGCTATGGTGTCGTCGTACCGGTCGGCGTCGACCACGTCGCGGTAGCGCTGGAAGGCTTCGATGACGAACCCGTTGTGGTGACTGTCCATCGAGAGGTGCGAGGCGTCGGCGGGGAGGCGGTAGGGCCACCCGCCGACGGCGGTCTGGGCCGATGCGACGTGGTCCAGAATTTTCGTCGCGCGCTCGCGGAGCTGATCGTCGCCGAAAAACGCGTAGAGGTCGACCAGCATCGCCGCACCGAGGGCGGCCGAGTTGATCGTGTAGGAGTCCTCGGGGTGGTTCATGTGGTAGTCGATCTTGGCCCCGTCCTCGCACTCGCGGTAGTTCAGGTCCTCGACGAGGAACGATTCGGCGGTCCGGGCGAGGTCGGGGTACGACTCCTCGAGGTGAGACGCCCGGAGGAGCGCCTGAACCGCAAACGAGGTCGAGACGATGTCCGGATCGCTCGGGACGCCCTTCGAGTGGAGGTGCTGGATCGGGTGGCGGTGGCCGCCACAGAAGCCGCTGTAGTCCGTGATCCGTTCGTCGACCAGCCACTCCGCGAGCCGGTGGGCCTCTCCCTCCGGGTCGAACGCAGATCGGACACCGACGCCGCGGTCGGCCAGCTCCTGGTAGTTCAGGTTCGCCATCGTAAACAGCGCGGCTCCCTTGTAATTGCGCCGCTGCTCGACGCGGAACAGCGGTCTGACGTCGACCGGTGCGCGCTTGACCGTCTCCTGCACAGCGAGGTTGAGCCACCGGTTCTCGACCGGCAGCGACTGGAGGAGTCGGCTGCTCAACCCGTCGCCGTAGTCCGGCCCGACGTACTCGTTCCGACGCGCGTACGCGAGCGTCGCGTCGAGTACCTGCGGGTACTCCTCGAGTGCGCGTCGTGCGACCGGCTCGCTCCCACCGGAGACCGCCGTTCCGTCAGAAGTAGTTCTCGAAGGGGCTCGTGACTGCATCGCTCACATCCTCGAGCCTGCTGGCCATTGGTATAGGGCTGCTACCTGCAGCCGTGGTACGTCTGCAACGGGGCAACCGAGGGCTAGTCTCGGCCGACGACGAACGCGAGGCGGGTACGGAGAACCGACGGCACGGGTACGAGGCCGATAACAAACTCGCCCAGTCGGTTCACCGTACGATCAACGAACGTCCTCATGAACGTCCTGTTCTTCACCAACACGCCCGCCCACGCCCACCTGTACCGCAACGCCGTCCACCGACTGCGCGAGCGCGGCCACGACGTCTGCGTGCTCGCGCGCGACTACACCTGCACGCTCGACCTGCTCGAGTACCACGACGTCGCCTACCAGTGCTTCGGCTATCTGGGCACCAGCAAGCGCTCGCTCGCTGCCAACCTGCCGAAACACTACGTCAACGCCCTCCGACTCGTCCGGCGGTTCGACCCGGACCTCGTCTTCGGAATGGGTGGGTACGCTGCTCACACTGGCGCGCTCACCGGGACGCCGTCGGTCCTCGTGCTGGACTCCGAGCCGACCCGGGTCGACCACGCCATCTCGCGGCCGTTCGCCCGGACCATCCTCACGCCCAACACCTTCCGGAAGGACCTCGGCGAACGTCACCACGTCTTTCAGGGACTCAAGGAGTGTGCGTACCTCCACCCGGACGTCTACGAACCGGATTCGTCGGTTCGCGAGGAACTCGAGGTCGGATCGGACGAACCCTACGCCATCGTCCGGCTGAACGCCTTCGGTTCCCAGCACGACGTCGGCAAGCAGGGAATCACCGGCGACGACCGTCGCCGCGTCATCGAACACCTCGCCGACCACGCGACGGTGCTCGTCTCCGACGAAGGCGGTGACGCCGACCTCGAGGGGCTGCCCGCCGACCCGTTCGACCTCCACCCCGCCCGGCTACACGACGCTCTCGCCGAAGCTGACCTGCTCGTCGCCGACACTCAGACGATGGTCACCGAAGCCGCCATCCTCGGTACCCCCGCGATCCGGTCGAACTCCTGGGTCGGCGACGACGACATGGGCAACTTCCTCGAACTCGAGTCCCGGGGGCTGATCGACAACGTCACCACGACCGAGGAGATCACAGCGCGCGCCACCACGCTCCTGACCGACGACGGCGTCGCCGACACCTGGCAGCGCCGTCGCGAGTCGTTCCTCGCCGAGACCGTCAACCTCACCGACGTCCTCGTCGACGTCGCACTCGCACGCGGCCGCGTCGACGACCTCGAGTCGGTCAGCCAGTACGGACAGGCCGTCCGGCAGGACTCGCCGTCGTCCGTGGGGATCGGTGGTGATTGAGGCTGCTCGAGACGTCCTCGGACAGGCTGACACCGCACCCAGCGCAGCCGCTCTCGAGTCGATGAAAAGTCGCGAATAGAGAGAACGGATCCGGGCGACGGATCCTCTAGATGGCGATTACAGCAGTCCCGTCTTCTGGAGCTTCATCAGGTCCTCGGTGTCGAGGGTCTCGCCTTCCTTGAACTTCTGATAGATCTCCTCGGCTTCTTCTTTGGCCTCTTCTTTCTTCTTGTCGCGAGCGGACTTGCGCTCCTGTTCTTCTTCCTTGTCCAGTTCGCGCAGGCGCTTCTGGACGCGGACGAAGTCCTCGTGGTGACGGTCGGCCGCTTCCTGGGCCTCGACGAACTTCTCGTGCATCTCGTCGGCCTCGTCACGGATGTCGTCGGCCTCGCGGTAGGCCTCGATCATCTGGTTGTGGTGTTCCTGGGCCTGGTCTGCGAGTTCCGTGACCTTCTGGTGGTGCTTGGAGGCCTCAGAACGGACTTCCTCGGCTTCCTCGACGAGTTCTTCCAGGTCGTCGTTCTGCTCGAGTTTTCCCTTGCGGTCTTCGTACTCTTCGCGCTTGGCCTCGATCTTCTCGATGAGTTCTTTCTCCTCGTCGCTCGAGAGGACCTCGGTCTGCTGTTTGAACTCGAGTTCTTCGATCTCGGACTCGAGCTGTTCTAGGTCCTTGCCCTCGTCGAGTTCCATGTCCGACTTGAGCTGGTCGACCTTGTCGAACAGCTCGTTGGCTTTGGCGTTGAGCTCGTTGCGGCTCTCCTTGTGCTCCTGGACCTGCTCGTTGAGTTCGTCGCGCTTCTCGCGGTGCTCCTGGGCCTCGTCGACTTTCTCGCGGGTCTTCGCGTTCAGCTCGTCGCGTTTGGAAGCCCGCTCAGAAGCCATCTGGTTCAGCTCGTTTCGCCGGTCACGGAGTTGGCCGGCCTTCTTGATGAGCTGTCCTTTCGAGTCGTTTTCGAGGTCGTCTTCTGTCAGTTCGATGTTTTGCGATTCGTCTACCATGTGTTACTCAAACCTCTGTTCCATACCGCACCGGGGACCAGCGAACCGACGGCTGGTTGGCGTACCCATCAGCGGGCCGCCGACCCGTCCGGACTGGGAAACACGGCGACCGCTCACGACCTGCGAAACCTCGGTGAATAAGATTTCCTGTCATCGATCGTCGAGCGATACGCGCCCCGGTGGCGTTCTGGTATCGGCTACTACTGTCGCCTCTAATTTAAATGTACCGATCGGTAGACCCCTGAAAACCGTTAGCAGGGGCCTCGTCTGCCCTGTCGGACCCTGTCACGGATGCACGTAGGACATATAAAATGGCTCGAGCGTGTGGCCTGAGACGGTACTCGACGAGCGAGGGCGATCGGCTGACGGGGGCCTCAGAACAGTCCCTCGAGACGGTCGTCGGTCAGCGCGTCGGCGGGGTCCTCACGGTCGCCCTCGTCTTCCTGCGCGCGTTTTGCTTCGCGTGCGCGTTCCATGAACTCGTCGAGTCGGGACGAGCGTTCGGCACCGCCGAGCAAGACGAGCGCGCCGAGGCGGTCGCTCTCGAGCGGGAAGTCCCCGCCGCGGACCTGCATGCTGTCGGTCTCCTCCTCGAGCCAGCGGCGGGCCTTCTCGACGCCCTTGCGGGGGACCGCTTCGGGTTTGCCGGCGATGACGAGCAAGGCGGCGTCGGCTCTGGTCGCGTCGGGCAGACTGGTGCCGGTCAGCAGCGCCTGTCGGGAGACGCTCATCACGGTCCGGAGGTTCTCGCTCGCCTCCTCGGCGGCGATCTCGCTCGCGTACCCGAGGACGGAGATGCCCCCGGCACGGAAGGTGTTGATGACCTCGCTCGAGTCGACGACGCTTTCGCCG is a genomic window of Natrarchaeobaculum aegyptiacum containing:
- a CDS encoding PGF-CTERM sorting domain-containing protein yields the protein MNATNRSGARTVLVLALVTVGLVVSVVAGPGVGAVAAQGEAVSEEAVEEPVPEEGDAMFEAEADDGSWISYINPRDAYRTPYLGEGSGKLCVTLFNEAGEPVTGESIPDTTVTIETGDELAWHDHADPFVVEYPLSTHYDQPLDADQFGTTDDLPQGDGYYDSHCLEWHGLDENETVEYGPVELEGEHADDVEVVGYIQQAHDSWDSDVDPLEAAQPYEDVGGWTYEPDASHGQVVAVLQLDGDVDPDAHGGGGADEGDAAETQEAGEGGPADDPDDPTPGLGPAAALLALATLAVATRVRRQ
- a CDS encoding GNAT family N-acetyltransferase, with amino-acid sequence MDVDRIDLETWADALPNRGGEVFHDPDALAVLDAHTDAEMRLYGAFKGQQAVGLLPVFVDEKPVGRTVTSPPPGLGVPRLGPVIFPNSPKRRKWERINAELAEGVLADLAVDQRTTLFRMTAPVGYEDPRPYAWNDLAVDPRFTYVVDLEGCGDLEDAMAGFSKSLRNEMRRYEDSDVEIGTEGIDAALRIYEDVVDQYAAYDDEAPMTRTFLRDLLAAFDEDRWRTYVARDPDGEYLSGILTLFGDELAYYWQGGVTASYDHVSVNNLLHAVVLEDLVTDPDLESITGYDLVGANTERLCEYKGKFNGELRPYYVVESAGLEMAVAKSAYQRVAGSMK
- a CDS encoding glycosyltransferase, which codes for MSRATSGSGDDGSPLSQDGRHRETDTASPANGSRGSEGEADETDTAGTAAADATPAADQRVLVVTGLGRKNRRHFGPLAEIAGETTFVALEPRYDVDGARYVAVPDVGPRLVRLVVLFVLALYEGFRNDYDAVVSISLFPYGIYALVLKAVYGYPTHLGVIGIDLDHHVDQWYGPVVRWLFGRFDAVSVPGTDHAERLTHVGVSPDRIEILTNAIDVDVYRPPESGSGEDDDGSDVTDVEYDFVWVGRLSPEKDPLRFVAALEVLADGREGEFRALIVGDGPLRPAVVEALETAELTDRVDMAGWVDDPVICYRRADCFVLTSERDALPLALLEAMATGLAPVVPPVGSVPDVVTDGENGLLVADRDVESIADGMARYLDEPAFRRELGRNAAGVRPDVSFEQASVDWGRILATLEG
- a CDS encoding antibiotic ABC transporter permease, producing MQSRAPSRTTSDGTAVSGGSEPVARRALEEYPQVLDATLAYARRNEYVGPDYGDGLSSRLLQSLPVENRWLNLAVQETVKRAPVDVRPLFRVEQRRNYKGAALFTMANLNYQELADRGVGVRSAFDPEGEAHRLAEWLVDERITDYSGFCGGHRHPIQHLHSKGVPSDPDIVSTSFAVQALLRASHLEESYPDLARTAESFLVEDLNYRECEDGAKIDYHMNHPEDSYTINSAALGAAMLVDLYAFFGDDQLRERATKILDHVASAQTAVGGWPYRLPADASHLSMDSHHNGFVIEAFQRYRDVVDADRYDDTIATGLEFYREELFELDGAPNFDESSAYPRDIHASTQGMLVFTREGDLEMADRILRWVLANLQVRDGQFYYRKYRTHTRRVTLMRWCQGWMAYALSEFLLACSRRVLESESADGPANERAQSALEGGEQPADDRSMASQHV
- a CDS encoding DUF354 domain-containing protein, which translates into the protein MNVLFFTNTPAHAHLYRNAVHRLRERGHDVCVLARDYTCTLDLLEYHDVAYQCFGYLGTSKRSLAANLPKHYVNALRLVRRFDPDLVFGMGGYAAHTGALTGTPSVLVLDSEPTRVDHAISRPFARTILTPNTFRKDLGERHHVFQGLKECAYLHPDVYEPDSSVREELEVGSDEPYAIVRLNAFGSQHDVGKQGITGDDRRRVIEHLADHATVLVSDEGGDADLEGLPADPFDLHPARLHDALAEADLLVADTQTMVTEAAILGTPAIRSNSWVGDDDMGNFLELESRGLIDNVTTTEEITARATTLLTDDGVADTWQRRRESFLAETVNLTDVLVDVALARGRVDDLESVSQYGQAVRQDSPSSVGIGGD
- a CDS encoding coiled-coil protein is translated as MVDESQNIELTEDDLENDSKGQLIKKAGQLRDRRNELNQMASERASKRDELNAKTREKVDEAQEHREKRDELNEQVQEHKESRNELNAKANELFDKVDQLKSDMELDEGKDLEQLESEIEELEFKQQTEVLSSDEEKELIEKIEAKREEYEDRKGKLEQNDDLEELVEEAEEVRSEASKHHQKVTELADQAQEHHNQMIEAYREADDIRDEADEMHEKFVEAQEAADRHHEDFVRVQKRLRELDKEEEQERKSARDKKKEEAKEEAEEIYQKFKEGETLDTEDLMKLQKTGLL